In Perca fluviatilis chromosome 11, GENO_Pfluv_1.0, whole genome shotgun sequence, the following proteins share a genomic window:
- the LOC120568957 gene encoding zinc finger and BTB domain-containing protein 14-like: MSDLLRYIDYDHKATFLKMLNQQRMEGEHCDVVVVVENIEFRAHRCVLAACSNYFKKLFKKQSDEDNSIVELDFIRSDIFEEVLNYMYTARLAVRKKDINMMMSSGQILGINFLDNLCTQKRELTNMKTRENQAPGDHGMRAQDAILKELAMEEVRKNSFYDQGMDGMGPGGSHVSQPHNYNTNMSKDPHSHGWGSSSSSDMKLEYLLYGHRDHGSCQSSGAKPMDHNAKKERLLTANRPYACEHCPKAFTTAAHLKEHLKIHSGFKPHRCVVCGKAFIRGPDLKRHERVHSNERPFGCQICEKAFKHKSHLKDHERQHRGERPFNCGSCEKAFIKASDLKRHWNTMHSGNPRRQMTLSPAASQHGQAEATDQRDWKMETGPHSHNSGDC; this comes from the coding sequence ATGTCTGATTTACTGAGATATATCGACTATGACCACAAAGCCACCTTTCTAAAGATGCTCAACCAGCAGAGGATGGAAGGTGAGCACTGtgatgtggtggtggtggtggaaaaCATAGAGTTCAGGGCTCACCGCTGTGTCCTGGCAGCCTGCAGCAACTACTTCAAAAAGCTTTTCAAGAAACAGAGCGACGAGGACAACTCCATCGTGGAGTTGGACTTCATCCGCTCTGATATCTTTGAAGAGGTGCTGAATTACATGTACACAGCCAGGCTCGCTGTGAGGAAGAAGGACATCAATATGATGATGTCATCCGGCCAGATCCTGGGGATCAACTTCCTGGACAACCTGTGCACCCAGAAACGTGAGCTGACCAACATGAAGACCCGGGAGAACCAGGCTCCTGGGGACCACGGGATGCGAGCTCAGGACGCCATCCTGAAGGAGTTGGCAatggaggaagtgaggaagaacAGCTTCTATGATCAGGGGATGGATGGTATGGGCCCCGGGGGCTCACACGTGTCTCAACCGCACAACTACAACACCAACATGAGCAAAGATCCTCACAGCCACGGCTggggctcctcttcctccagcgACATGAAGCTGGAGTACCTGCTGTACGGCCACCGCGACCACGGCTCCTGCCAGAGCTCAGGTGCCAAGCCCATGGACCACAACGCCAAAAAGGAGCGGCTGCTTACCGCCAACCGGCCCTATGCCTGTGAGCACTGCCCCAAAGCCTTCACCACTGCCGCCCACCTCAAGGAGCACCTGAAAATCCACTCCGGCTTCAAGCCTCACCGTTGCGTCGTGTGTGGCAAGGCCTTCATCAGGGGCCCCGACCTGAAGAGGCACGAGAGGGTCCACAGCAACGAGCGGCCCTTCGGCTGCCAAATCTGCGAAAAGGCTTTCAAGCACAAGTCTCACCTGAAAGACCACGAACGGCAGCACCGGGGCGAGCGGCCATTCAACTGCGGCTCCTGCGAAAAAGCCTTCATCAAAGCGTCGGATCTGAAGCGCCACTGGAACACCATGCACAGTGGCAACCCCCGCAGACAGATGACCCTGTCTCCCGCGGCCTCCCAGCACGGCCAGGCAGAGGCCACCGACCAGAGAGACTGGAAAATGGAGACCGGGCCACATTCGCATAACTCTGGGGACTGTTGA